CCAATATTTAATCCCAAAATTATCGACTGCAAATTTATTCATTTGCCGTGTGTCCTTTTGTGAAATAGGAACTCCATTTACACAATAATTTTTCAGTCCGGTAACGTAAAAACTAGCAAATGAACCACTGTATCGGTAAGTGAACAAAATCAAATGATTTAACAAAGGAGCAGATGTTTGATTTTGAACAATGATTGTGTTATTTATTTTATTATACAATACAACGCCTGCGGTTATAGAAGATGGCATATCTATACCTGCAGTTGAAGCAGGTAAACTTATCCTTCCTACGGTGGTATTTCCGGTGTCAATTATTGCTCCTCCCGAAATCATTATCTTGCGATTAGTTAAATCAAAATTGATGTCGGCGTCATTTGTGTTTAGAATAGCAACCTGTTCGTTTATTGTATAAATAGTAGATGGAAGTGGCTTGCTTTTTTTAGTTTCATTTAGTAATTGATCATACTTACTGGAACTAATATTTTTTAGTATATATGTAAAATCAAAGAGGTCCTGTTCAGTTATAATATCCGTTGGACTATTCTTTTCAAAAACTATTCTAACCTGATTGGAGGTTGCGTTATCTACTGAAAACTCATTTGTGGTAACATTCTGGTTGGCAAATACTCCATCCTTATAGAAAACAACACGGGATATTTTATATCCTGATTTTTGACTAATCACATAGTTACCGGTAACCATAGGAATTAAAGCTGTTCTTATCCCTGTATTAGAGGTTGAATTAAAACCATTATTTACCGCAATTCTGCCGATTTCCATAGGAACACTATCGCCTAAATTAATTTCAAAATTATTGTATTCTGATATAACCTTTGTCGATGTTTTTGTATTTTCTACGATATTATTAAATGTGATTGACTCAGATGAGTAGCAATTAATCTTGATCGTATTTAATTCTTGTTGAGTGACTGTTTGCGTGTTGTTCATGTGATATACAGAAACCTTCCATTTCTTTGCTGTTGCAGGAATGGTTGGAGTAAAAGTTTTTGCATTGATGTCCTGCTTTGAAATAAAGACATTTGAATCAGTATAATAGAAGATTGTTTGAAGCAACATTTCACCTACAAGTTCAATTTGACTTGCATAGATTGTATCTAAAAAGGTATCTGTTCTACCTCTTGTAGTTGATCCTGTAGGAAACCCAACAGAGCCCGAAAGTGCCAGAGCTCCAACTTCCAGAATTGGATTAATGTAATCTTTAAAACTGCTGTTTTGCTGAATAAGTTGATCACTATTTTGAATTTGGTTTAATGGAATCAATTCGTTTTTATGCCAGTAAGCATCCAGCCAGGACCAGAAATGCTCTTGTGTTGGCTTGTCTCCGTTCTCGAAGTATAGTTTTAGGTCTTCTTTTGTTTTCATAATAAAATTTGGTGATTTTGTTTGGTATTAATAAGTTAAGGTTAGACGATTCTTTTAGTAGTAACTCTTCAGAGTTTCCCAGTCTTTTTTTAATTATGGATGACTGTGGCCCATCTTAATTTTTACAAATTCTTAGACATAATTTTGGCTGTTCAACATTTTATAAATGATGAATTTAAAGGGTTTTTAAAATTTTAAAGATTTTTTACGTATTAGTTTCTACTTCAAAAGTAGTTTGGCAAGACGTCAGAACTTGGCGTGTTTAAAAAAAAACTTATATAAATTCCCAATTTTATTTTTTTAGCTTATATTTTATTTGTTATCACTTTCTGAACAATCTGATATTGTTTTTTTAAAGAAATCTTAAAAACAAGCTTCGGCAGAAAAAACTGCCGAAGATATAACTGTTCATTTTAAGGACCTTCGCAATCAGCTCATAAAATAGAGATTATGGCACCATGAAATTTAAGCTTGAAATGATTAAGTACATTCACTATTTTTTTGATTTTACAAATTATTGCCCATAATCTATAAAAGAATCTTTATTGATATATAAATGAAAAGTTGTAGGTGTAACTTCTATTTTTAAAATAGGACTATTGGAAATAACAAAGGTAGTTTTGTTATTTTGTTCACTTTCTGTAAATGTTTTCCCTTGTAAATTATTTTTTACAATATCTTTAAAAATCTGAGAAGGTATTGAGAATTCCATAAATAAGTTGTCCAAATATTCAGTATTTCCTCCGAAGTCAGTTTTTACTCCATATTTAAAATCGAATTGTATTTTTTTGATATCTTTTCTTTTAGATGATTCTTTTTTTGTTTTTACTTCATAATCTACAATTCCTGTCCAAATAGGTAGTGGATTAGCATATTTGTTTTTAAATACTTTGACAATGGTTGCAATTAAATCATTTAAAGAAGATTTTAATAATACTTCTTCCAAATGTATTTCCTTATGCATATTTTCTAAGGACATCGGATCTGGCTCTCCATCTAATATTCCTCTATATTTTTTTGGGGTTATATAATATAGAATTTCTAAATCTTTATCTGTTATCATAATTATAATTTTTTATAAAATTAATTTTTTGTTTTTATCTAAAATATTACCAGTCTATTCGGATAGTAATATATTATGTGAAATAAAGAACCGCAGCGGCTGCTACGGTTGAATCATTGGTAATTAAAAGTCTTTTTTTAATTAAAATGTAAAGATGAATCAACAATTATGTTGGGGTTTAAATTTGTAATGTTTTGGGATATAATATTAAGCTTCTCCTCGTGCAAATCCAAATTACATCTAACCAATGAAAAAGAGTTTTTTCTTCTCTTTTCCATAGTAGGATTTATAAGGCAGCTAAGTTTCATGGTAAAATATTATAAGAAAAATATATATGCTTAATGCGACAAAACGTGTCGTTTTATTTTTTTGAGAAGTTTTTTGAAAAAAATAAGCCACAAATATTGTGGCTTACTGATTATTGGTCAAAATACTCTTTTCCTTTTCTATTTACCCATCCCTTTTTGCCATCTGGAGTTTCAAATCTAGCAAAATATCCAATATAAGGTTCTAATTTTTTATATTTTGGTTCTGTACCAATATTTGGATAATAAGTATACAAACCGTTTTTTTCTAAATTAAGGTAATTTTGATATGATATAATTCTTTTATATTCAAAAGGAAGTATCATTTTTCTTTCTTTAAAATCCCAAACTCCATAATTGCTTCCTTGTTTCGAAATTATGTATTCTATCTTTAAAGGTCTAAACAAAAACTCTTCGCTATAACCATAATCAATGATTTTGTCATTAAAGTTACCTTTTCTTTTTTGAGTATATTCGATTTCTAATTTTTTTTCATTGTTTAAAAAAACAGCATCTTTGCCATTGATAATATATTTTACATGTATAAGTTCATCTTCGGGATTACTTAAAATATTATTCAATTCTTCTTTAATTACTTTTTTTTCAATTATATAAGTTTTGCTACCACGGTCTCTGCTTTCTCTATATGATTCGGTTGATTCTTTCTTTGGAATAAATTTAGAATAGTCATTAAGTATGCCATCCCATGTGTAATTTTTCATACTTCCATCCTTTAGAATAATCTGTAGAATGTCAAAATCTTCAGAATAATAGGTAGTTAAAAAGTCTGTATTTTTATACAGTAAAGACAATTTCTGATCATAAATATTTTTTTCATTTGCCTTACTTGTTATAATTAAAATATTGGTTGAAATCATATCATATACAGGGGGGAGTACTATCTTATTTTGATATTTTAAACCTATTTTTCCATTTTGTTCAAATTTCTCCAAAGATTCTTGAGCACAAAACAAATTGACAATGAGTAGACTTAATAAAAAAACAATATTTTTCATTTTTTAGTTATTATTTGACTAATATAATTATTATTTGTTGATTCTTCTAGCATTTTTTTCCACTGCCACTGATAAAAAGATTTGTATTTGAAATTTCTATTAAAGTTAGGTTTCCCATCTTCAGAAGTATTGGTATCTTGGGGAGTAGCATATTGCCTGTAATCCATTATGTTTTCTAAAGTTTCACTTTGTTCTTTTATTATATCAGAGTATGGTGTTTTTTTTGCAATTTGATTTTCAAAATCTCTTATATCTTTTTGTGCCTTTTTTTTTGTGTTTTCCACATCGAAATCAGGTAGAGAGATACTTTCAAGCTCAATTACTGACGTTTTTTTGTCCGTTATCAATTCTGACTTTTCATTTAAATAGGAACTTTCACCAATAATATTCACTAGAAATCTTTTTTCAAAAAACTCAATGTCAACAAGAGATTTTTCTGATGATTCAATAATAGATTGGATAACGCGATATTTGCTATCAAGTGGGAAATATTTTCTTAATTCGGCTTTTACATTATTTAATTCATCTAGTTCAGCTTTTTTCCGTTCAATCAATGTATTTAATTTGTTGATTTCTTTTTTTATATCGTCTTCGAAGGTATGAGGCAGGCCAAGAGAATGCCCTATCTCATGGACAACTAATGCAAGTCCGTCTTGATCTTTTATTGCGCTTTTAAATATATGCGTAACTCCTGAACTCCGGTAAGAATATGCCTGAGTTTTAGCATCTTCGTTTTTGCCACCTTCAATGGATGTATTGATAAATACATAAATGATATTATTTTGATCAAGATGTACAATTTTATTTTGTAAATACTCAGCTTTATAAGCTAGATATTCTTTATATAAATTATCTTTTATTTTATTCCAAGCAATAGTTGCAGTATGATCTTCATGAAATTTTTTTGCTTTTTTTAAATTTAATTCTTTATCATACTTAAAATCTTTCTTGAATGCAATAAGTATTTTTTTAATACAATCATGCATTTTTTCTATGTTTTCCCTAATTTTAACTGAATTATAAAACAAGGCCGAGTATTTATTTTCAATTAAATCATTATATATTGTTGCATTCCTTTGGTTGGTTTCAGTATAATTAATGAACAATTTTTTTCCTTTTATTTTCACTACATCATCTTTAGTAAAATCACTTTCCAAAAATTGTACAACATGGGTGTTTTTTGCAAGTTTTCCATGTATATATGATTGATTAAATGATTGATTATTAAAAAAGTCAATTAACTTCGGAACAAATTCAAAATCTGTATGTTCTTTCTCGTCAACTTTAGTGGATGGCTCAGAGCCAAAAGTAACGAGAACAGGTTGTATTGTTGTCTCATATACTTTTGAATTAGCTTTTGCAATTAATCTACCAACCGTATTACCATCATATGTTGCCTCAATGCTTATATCATTTTCGAAGGGTTTTAGGCACTCTATTCTGATTTTGTAATATTTTTTATCGTTAATAAGTTGTGTATTTTCTTTTATTACTTTTAGTTTGTCAGTCTCTTGTGCAAAAGATTTACTGTCTTCATTCCATTCTTTACATTTATATTCTAATAGTTCAGGAACATCATTGTTATTTTTGGTTTTAACATATAGAAGAAAGGTGCTTTTTTGTTTATTTATTAAAGGGGGCCAAATGCTTATATATGGGCAAGAATAGCCTGTATATTGCTTGTTTTCGATTGGCTTTCCTTCTTTATTTATATAGTAAATTATACTTCCAGTAGGACAATGATCTACACTATACTTATCAAAACCAAATTGTCCAATATATGCAGAATCTTCTAAGCCTAATTTATCATCAATATTTGTTGTTGAACGACAAAAATATACATCACCTTCAAGTTTGAAATTAGAATTTTTTCTCCTATCAGTTTTGTAAACATCCACATCAGCCACTCCAATGCTTGCCAGATTTCTAATATCTATATTTTTCATTTCTAAATTTTTAGGATTAAATTTTCAAAAAACAGCGGTGATATTTCGCACCGCTGATTAAGGTT
The Chryseobacterium sp. W4I1 DNA segment above includes these coding regions:
- a CDS encoding M12 family metallo-peptidase, which encodes MKNIDIRNLASIGVADVDVYKTDRRKNSNFKLEGDVYFCRSTTNIDDKLGLEDSAYIGQFGFDKYSVDHCPTGSIIYYINKEGKPIENKQYTGYSCPYISIWPPLINKQKSTFLLYVKTKNNNDVPELLEYKCKEWNEDSKSFAQETDKLKVIKENTQLINDKKYYKIRIECLKPFENDISIEATYDGNTVGRLIAKANSKVYETTIQPVLVTFGSEPSTKVDEKEHTDFEFVPKLIDFFNNQSFNQSYIHGKLAKNTHVVQFLESDFTKDDVVKIKGKKLFINYTETNQRNATIYNDLIENKYSALFYNSVKIRENIEKMHDCIKKILIAFKKDFKYDKELNLKKAKKFHEDHTATIAWNKIKDNLYKEYLAYKAEYLQNKIVHLDQNNIIYVFINTSIEGGKNEDAKTQAYSYRSSGVTHIFKSAIKDQDGLALVVHEIGHSLGLPHTFEDDIKKEINKLNTLIERKKAELDELNNVKAELRKYFPLDSKYRVIQSIIESSEKSLVDIEFFEKRFLVNIIGESSYLNEKSELITDKKTSVIELESISLPDFDVENTKKKAQKDIRDFENQIAKKTPYSDIIKEQSETLENIMDYRQYATPQDTNTSEDGKPNFNRNFKYKSFYQWQWKKMLEESTNNNYISQIITKK
- a CDS encoding M14 family metallopeptidase, whose amino-acid sequence is MKTKEDLKLYFENGDKPTQEHFWSWLDAYWHKNELIPLNQIQNSDQLIQQNSSFKDYINPILEVGALALSGSVGFPTGSTTRGRTDTFLDTIYASQIELVGEMLLQTIFYYTDSNVFISKQDINAKTFTPTIPATAKKWKVSVYHMNNTQTVTQQELNTIKINCYSSESITFNNIVENTKTSTKVISEYNNFEINLGDSVPMEIGRIAVNNGFNSTSNTGIRTALIPMVTGNYVISQKSGYKISRVVFYKDGVFANQNVTTNEFSVDNATSNQVRIVFEKNSPTDIITEQDLFDFTYILKNISSSKYDQLLNETKKSKPLPSTIYTINEQVAILNTNDADINFDLTNRKIMISGGAIIDTGNTTVGRISLPASTAGIDMPSSITAGVVLYNKINNTIIVQNQTSAPLLNHLILFTYRYSGSFASFYVTGLKNYCVNGVPISQKDTRQMNKFAVDNFGIKYWNAPVYPAFNPLTLTSSVLYPMYDNVIAPFSNNVTKTVLGQTEGPIPYDILRIDISFNRKTPPTQRRRKPRIFVCGGTHGGEKLGVYTIYLFFKLLLENPNKDEMIDALRTNYDWTFIPLVNPYALNIGKVNGAESVRWNHNGVDINRNFDYRWAEYADGGMGSQSYKGTAPFSEKESQLVRDTFNSIKTDTVLFIDCHNFGSGVNIDYRAAWFASSFNTVQNAIYSLCDRLDAEIRKRYSYLADKDLLAFSDIDGSSPMSQAWMGNQQIVAMTMETDQGDFYNPTDPTSFNSNVITRSLETYVNTFYSLGKYAVDFYNSRT